One genomic window of Branchiostoma floridae strain S238N-H82 chromosome 4, Bfl_VNyyK, whole genome shotgun sequence includes the following:
- the LOC118414887 gene encoding kelch-like protein 17 isoform X1, giving the protein MATEDVGVISDWKSRHWDLVQQNLNEFRSQGILCDGRILLGDRVFPVHRNILAVSCPYFRDSLTGEAVDPAPAEFNITDAVTPEQFDSVMYMCYTSQLPKNLDAKLLDICEDVFKIPVTFSTVGDPVEFPPTPPSSPKSEKKKEDGEKKEKSDEGAKKEESPMTNGEGTADEGSGDGGEGSSESPASAPPPPPPPPPPPSTSPPTPEYQDTSTITIQDSVKRNLQSSFHRNLTDMIEREQFCDIELRVENRVFRAHKNILAAASEYFRSMFTSDMKERSQDVVTLKGVSGRSFYYLMEFMYTGDLQLCFRTVNELLVASSFLQIRLAIEAVAQFLYLHLDEENCLDVLNLTETYGLSRLGDRVYQFIKDRRETCSVEHMNPQQRARFDKTPMKCIAATAAQEFIHATDEPPELYIFDDCRNVWKLLTSLPHDVSKTTYFDVAAIDHYVYVIVGDCDTQRGKSGCRVFCFDALLRLWSEVPQMRHPRSYFGLAALFGHLYVVGGRNLKEMKEMGCSYMSSVERFEPVTNSWTPVCSLPVGVRAPRLTTCMGNLWVFGDHLSWGDSTARALRYDPAVDRWMELWSALPGMKAHVGRMEEEAMETGYVQISEFWHMPCSGPSQSTAKKLRFDPKSNRWREETWPTYANPGMKAAERNCLYLVQSEEPAGQVVKYDILTEETSELSRLPDYLPSHPASKCALLGNRLLFVDYKEPGKVHCYNLEEDRWSELANFPGVRKNTTRTITLEMTMPSSLN; this is encoded by the exons ATGGCGACCGAAGATGTCGGCGTCATCAGTGACTGGAAGAGTCGGCACTGGGACTTGGTACAGCAAAACCTGAACGAGTTCCGATCGCAAGGAATCCTCTGTGACGGACGGATCCTCCTGGGCGACCGAGTGTTCCCCGTGCACCGAAACATCCTTGCCGTCAGCTGCCCGTACTTCCGCGACAGCCTCACGGGGGAGGCCGTGGACCCTGCACCCGCGGAGTTCAACATCACGGACGCCGTGACTCCGGAGCAGTTTGACTCcgtcatgtacatgtgctaCACCTCACAACTTCCCAAGAACCTTGACGCGAAGCTGCTGGACATTTGTGAAGACGTCTTCAAGATTCCTGTCACATTTTCCACAGTCGGCGATCCGGTGGAGTTCCCACCCACGCCTCCGTCATCTCCGAAGTCTGAGAAAAAGAAGGAAGATGGAGAGAAAAAGGAAAAGTCTGATGAGGGGGCGAAGAAAGAAGAGTCACCCATGACTAATGGCGAGGGTACAGCAGACGAGGGTAGTGGTGACGGTGGGGAGGGGAGCAGCGAGTCCCCTGCCTCTGCTCCACCGCCACCTcctccaccacccccacccccatcgACATCACCGCCAACCCCTGAGTACCAGGATACCTCAACCATCACTATCCAGGACAGTGTAAAGCGAAACCTCCAGTCTTCCTTCCACAGGAATCTGACCGACATGATAGAACGCGAGCAGTTCTGTGACATTGAACTTCGCGTCGAGAACAGGGTCTTCCGAGCTCACAAGAACATTCTTGCCGCCGCCAGCGAGTATTTCCGCTCTATGTTCACGTCAGACATGAAGGAGAGATCACAAGACGTGGTGACACTGAAGGGAGTCAGCGGGCGGAGCTTTTACTATCTCATGGAGTTCATGTACACTGGAGATCTGCAGTTATGCTTCAGAACAGTTAACGAGCTTCTAGTTGCGTCCAGCTTCCTTCAAATTCGGCTGGCGATCGAAGCGGTCGCACAGTTTTTGTATCTTCATCTTGACGAAGAGAACTGCTTAGACGTCTTGAACTTGACAGAAACTTACGGCCTATCCAGGTTGGGAGACAGGGTGTACCAGTTTATAAAAGACAGACGAGAGACGTGTTCGGTAGAACACATGAACCCTCAACAAAGAGCTCGCTTCGACAAGACACCCATGAAGTGTATCGCGGCCACAGCTGCACAG GAATTCATCCATGCTACAGATGAGCCTCCGGAGCTGTACATTTTTGACGACTGTAGGAACGTGTGGAAGCTCCTGACGTCCCTTCCTCACGACGTCTCCAAGACGACGTATTTTGACGTCGCTGCCATCGACCACTACGTGTACGTCATTGTAGGGGACTGTGACACCCAGCGTGGAAAAAGTGGTTGTAGGGTCTTCTGCTTCGACGCCCTCTTACGACTATGGTCCGAAGTTCCACAAATGCGACATCCTCGCTCCTACTTTGGATTGGCAGCCCTATTTGGACATCTTTACGTCGTTGGCGGTCGGAATCTAAAG GAAATGAAGGAGATGGGATGCAGCTACATGTCATCTGTGGAGAGATTCGAACCCGTGACCAACAGCTGGACTCCCGTGTGCTCCCTACCGGTAGGTGTCCGGGCTCCCAGGCTCACCACCTGCATGGGGAACCTGTGGGTCTTCGGAGACCACCTGTCGTGGGGAGACAGCACAGCCAGGGCGCTGCGTTACGATCCCGCTGTGGATCGCTGGATGGAGCTGTGGAGCGCTCTGCCCGGAATGAAAG CACACGTAGGGAGAATGGAGGAGGAGGCCATGGAAACAGGATACGTGCAAATCAGTG AATTTTGGCATATGCCATGCTCAGGCCCCAGTCAGTCCACGGCGAAGAAACTTCGGTTCGACCCCAAGAGCAACCGCTGGAGAGAAGAAACATGGCCGACCTACGCCAACCCAGGAATGAAAGCAGCGGAACGCAACTGTCTGTACCTGGTGCAGAGCGAAGAGCCGGCAGGGCAGGTGGTGAAGTACGACATCCTGACGGAGGAGACCAGCGAGCTGAGCCGGCTTCCCGACTATCTGCCGTCCCACCCAGCCAGCAAATGTGCGCTGCTAGGCAACAGGCTCCTCTTCGTGGACTACAAAGAGCCAGGGAAGGTTCATTGTTACAACCTGGAGGAGGACAGGTGGAGCGAGCTGGCCAACTTTCCGGGGGTGAGAAAGAACACTACAAGAACGATAACGCTGGAGATGACGATGCCTTCTTCATTAAACTGA
- the LOC118414887 gene encoding kelch-like protein 17 isoform X3, giving the protein MATEDVGVISDWKSRHWDLVQQNLNEFRSQGILCDGRILLGDRVFPVHRNILAVSCPYFRDSLTGEAVDPAPAEFNITDAVTPEQFDSVMYMCYTSQLPKNLDAKLLDICEDVFKIPVTFSTVGDPVEFPPTPPSSPKSEKKKEDGEKKEKSDEGAKKEESPMTNGEGTADEGSGDGGEGSSESPASAPPPPPPPPPPPSTSPPTPEYQDTSTITIQDSVKRNLQSSFHRNLTDMIEREQFCDIELRVENRVFRAHKNILAAASEYFRSMFTSDMKERSQDVVTLKGVSGRSFYYLMEFMYTGDLQLCFRTVNELLVASSFLQIRLAIEAVAQFLYLHLDEENCLDVLNLTETYGLSRLGDRVYQFIKDRRETCSVEHMNPQQRARFDKTPMKCIAATAAQEFIHATDEPPELYIFDDCRNVWKLLTSLPHDVSKTTYFDVAAIDHYVYVIVGDCDTQRGKSGCRVFCFDALLRLWSEVPQMRHPRSYFGLAALFGHLYVVGGRNLKEMKEMGCSYMSSVERFEPVTNSWTPVCSLPVGVRAPRLTTCMGNLWVFGDHLSWGDSTARALRYDPAVDRWMELWSALPGMKEFWHMPCSGPSQSTAKKLRFDPKSNRWREETWPTYANPGMKAAERNCLYLVQSEEPAGQVVKYDILTEETSELSRLPDYLPSHPASKCALLGNRLLFVDYKEPGKVHCYNLEEDRWSELANFPGVRKNTTRTITLEMTMPSSLN; this is encoded by the exons ATGGCGACCGAAGATGTCGGCGTCATCAGTGACTGGAAGAGTCGGCACTGGGACTTGGTACAGCAAAACCTGAACGAGTTCCGATCGCAAGGAATCCTCTGTGACGGACGGATCCTCCTGGGCGACCGAGTGTTCCCCGTGCACCGAAACATCCTTGCCGTCAGCTGCCCGTACTTCCGCGACAGCCTCACGGGGGAGGCCGTGGACCCTGCACCCGCGGAGTTCAACATCACGGACGCCGTGACTCCGGAGCAGTTTGACTCcgtcatgtacatgtgctaCACCTCACAACTTCCCAAGAACCTTGACGCGAAGCTGCTGGACATTTGTGAAGACGTCTTCAAGATTCCTGTCACATTTTCCACAGTCGGCGATCCGGTGGAGTTCCCACCCACGCCTCCGTCATCTCCGAAGTCTGAGAAAAAGAAGGAAGATGGAGAGAAAAAGGAAAAGTCTGATGAGGGGGCGAAGAAAGAAGAGTCACCCATGACTAATGGCGAGGGTACAGCAGACGAGGGTAGTGGTGACGGTGGGGAGGGGAGCAGCGAGTCCCCTGCCTCTGCTCCACCGCCACCTcctccaccacccccacccccatcgACATCACCGCCAACCCCTGAGTACCAGGATACCTCAACCATCACTATCCAGGACAGTGTAAAGCGAAACCTCCAGTCTTCCTTCCACAGGAATCTGACCGACATGATAGAACGCGAGCAGTTCTGTGACATTGAACTTCGCGTCGAGAACAGGGTCTTCCGAGCTCACAAGAACATTCTTGCCGCCGCCAGCGAGTATTTCCGCTCTATGTTCACGTCAGACATGAAGGAGAGATCACAAGACGTGGTGACACTGAAGGGAGTCAGCGGGCGGAGCTTTTACTATCTCATGGAGTTCATGTACACTGGAGATCTGCAGTTATGCTTCAGAACAGTTAACGAGCTTCTAGTTGCGTCCAGCTTCCTTCAAATTCGGCTGGCGATCGAAGCGGTCGCACAGTTTTTGTATCTTCATCTTGACGAAGAGAACTGCTTAGACGTCTTGAACTTGACAGAAACTTACGGCCTATCCAGGTTGGGAGACAGGGTGTACCAGTTTATAAAAGACAGACGAGAGACGTGTTCGGTAGAACACATGAACCCTCAACAAAGAGCTCGCTTCGACAAGACACCCATGAAGTGTATCGCGGCCACAGCTGCACAG GAATTCATCCATGCTACAGATGAGCCTCCGGAGCTGTACATTTTTGACGACTGTAGGAACGTGTGGAAGCTCCTGACGTCCCTTCCTCACGACGTCTCCAAGACGACGTATTTTGACGTCGCTGCCATCGACCACTACGTGTACGTCATTGTAGGGGACTGTGACACCCAGCGTGGAAAAAGTGGTTGTAGGGTCTTCTGCTTCGACGCCCTCTTACGACTATGGTCCGAAGTTCCACAAATGCGACATCCTCGCTCCTACTTTGGATTGGCAGCCCTATTTGGACATCTTTACGTCGTTGGCGGTCGGAATCTAAAG GAAATGAAGGAGATGGGATGCAGCTACATGTCATCTGTGGAGAGATTCGAACCCGTGACCAACAGCTGGACTCCCGTGTGCTCCCTACCGGTAGGTGTCCGGGCTCCCAGGCTCACCACCTGCATGGGGAACCTGTGGGTCTTCGGAGACCACCTGTCGTGGGGAGACAGCACAGCCAGGGCGCTGCGTTACGATCCCGCTGTGGATCGCTGGATGGAGCTGTGGAGCGCTCTGCCCGGAATGAAAG AATTTTGGCATATGCCATGCTCAGGCCCCAGTCAGTCCACGGCGAAGAAACTTCGGTTCGACCCCAAGAGCAACCGCTGGAGAGAAGAAACATGGCCGACCTACGCCAACCCAGGAATGAAAGCAGCGGAACGCAACTGTCTGTACCTGGTGCAGAGCGAAGAGCCGGCAGGGCAGGTGGTGAAGTACGACATCCTGACGGAGGAGACCAGCGAGCTGAGCCGGCTTCCCGACTATCTGCCGTCCCACCCAGCCAGCAAATGTGCGCTGCTAGGCAACAGGCTCCTCTTCGTGGACTACAAAGAGCCAGGGAAGGTTCATTGTTACAACCTGGAGGAGGACAGGTGGAGCGAGCTGGCCAACTTTCCGGGGGTGAGAAAGAACACTACAAGAACGATAACGCTGGAGATGACGATGCCTTCTTCATTAAACTGA
- the LOC118414887 gene encoding kelch-like protein 17 isoform X4: MATEDVGVISDWKSRHWDLVQQNLNEFRSQGILCDGRILLGDRVFPVHRNILAVSCPYFRDSLTGEAVDPAPAEFNITDAVTPEQFDSVMYMCYTSQLPKNLDAKLLDICEDVFKIPVTFSTVGDPVEFPPTPPSSPKSEKKKEDGEKKEKSDEGAKKEESPMTNGEGTADEGSGDGGEGSSESPASAPPPPPPPPPPPSTSPPTPEYQDTSTITIQDSVKRNLQSSFHRNLTDMIEREQFCDIELRVENRVFRAHKNILAAASEYFRSMFTSDMKERSQDVVTLKGVSGRSFYYLMEFMYTGDLQLCFRTVNELLVASSFLQIRLAIEAVAQFLYLHLDEENCLDVLNLTETYGLSRLGDRVYQFIKDRRETCSVEHMNPQQRARFDKTPMKCIAATAAQEFIHATDEPPELYIFDDCRNVWKLLTSLPHDVSKTTYFDVAAIDHYVYVIVGDCDTQRGKSGCRVFCFDALLRLWSEVPQMRHPRSYFGLAALFGHLYVVGGRNLKEMKEMGCSYMSSVERFEPVTNSWTPVCSLPVGVRAPRLTTCMGNLWVFGDHLSWGDSTARALRYDPAVDRWMELWSALPGMKGPSQSTAKKLRFDPKSNRWREETWPTYANPGMKAAERNCLYLVQSEEPAGQVVKYDILTEETSELSRLPDYLPSHPASKCALLGNRLLFVDYKEPGKVHCYNLEEDRWSELANFPGVRKNTTRTITLEMTMPSSLN, from the exons ATGGCGACCGAAGATGTCGGCGTCATCAGTGACTGGAAGAGTCGGCACTGGGACTTGGTACAGCAAAACCTGAACGAGTTCCGATCGCAAGGAATCCTCTGTGACGGACGGATCCTCCTGGGCGACCGAGTGTTCCCCGTGCACCGAAACATCCTTGCCGTCAGCTGCCCGTACTTCCGCGACAGCCTCACGGGGGAGGCCGTGGACCCTGCACCCGCGGAGTTCAACATCACGGACGCCGTGACTCCGGAGCAGTTTGACTCcgtcatgtacatgtgctaCACCTCACAACTTCCCAAGAACCTTGACGCGAAGCTGCTGGACATTTGTGAAGACGTCTTCAAGATTCCTGTCACATTTTCCACAGTCGGCGATCCGGTGGAGTTCCCACCCACGCCTCCGTCATCTCCGAAGTCTGAGAAAAAGAAGGAAGATGGAGAGAAAAAGGAAAAGTCTGATGAGGGGGCGAAGAAAGAAGAGTCACCCATGACTAATGGCGAGGGTACAGCAGACGAGGGTAGTGGTGACGGTGGGGAGGGGAGCAGCGAGTCCCCTGCCTCTGCTCCACCGCCACCTcctccaccacccccacccccatcgACATCACCGCCAACCCCTGAGTACCAGGATACCTCAACCATCACTATCCAGGACAGTGTAAAGCGAAACCTCCAGTCTTCCTTCCACAGGAATCTGACCGACATGATAGAACGCGAGCAGTTCTGTGACATTGAACTTCGCGTCGAGAACAGGGTCTTCCGAGCTCACAAGAACATTCTTGCCGCCGCCAGCGAGTATTTCCGCTCTATGTTCACGTCAGACATGAAGGAGAGATCACAAGACGTGGTGACACTGAAGGGAGTCAGCGGGCGGAGCTTTTACTATCTCATGGAGTTCATGTACACTGGAGATCTGCAGTTATGCTTCAGAACAGTTAACGAGCTTCTAGTTGCGTCCAGCTTCCTTCAAATTCGGCTGGCGATCGAAGCGGTCGCACAGTTTTTGTATCTTCATCTTGACGAAGAGAACTGCTTAGACGTCTTGAACTTGACAGAAACTTACGGCCTATCCAGGTTGGGAGACAGGGTGTACCAGTTTATAAAAGACAGACGAGAGACGTGTTCGGTAGAACACATGAACCCTCAACAAAGAGCTCGCTTCGACAAGACACCCATGAAGTGTATCGCGGCCACAGCTGCACAG GAATTCATCCATGCTACAGATGAGCCTCCGGAGCTGTACATTTTTGACGACTGTAGGAACGTGTGGAAGCTCCTGACGTCCCTTCCTCACGACGTCTCCAAGACGACGTATTTTGACGTCGCTGCCATCGACCACTACGTGTACGTCATTGTAGGGGACTGTGACACCCAGCGTGGAAAAAGTGGTTGTAGGGTCTTCTGCTTCGACGCCCTCTTACGACTATGGTCCGAAGTTCCACAAATGCGACATCCTCGCTCCTACTTTGGATTGGCAGCCCTATTTGGACATCTTTACGTCGTTGGCGGTCGGAATCTAAAG GAAATGAAGGAGATGGGATGCAGCTACATGTCATCTGTGGAGAGATTCGAACCCGTGACCAACAGCTGGACTCCCGTGTGCTCCCTACCGGTAGGTGTCCGGGCTCCCAGGCTCACCACCTGCATGGGGAACCTGTGGGTCTTCGGAGACCACCTGTCGTGGGGAGACAGCACAGCCAGGGCGCTGCGTTACGATCCCGCTGTGGATCGCTGGATGGAGCTGTGGAGCGCTCTGCCCGGAATGAAAG GCCCCAGTCAGTCCACGGCGAAGAAACTTCGGTTCGACCCCAAGAGCAACCGCTGGAGAGAAGAAACATGGCCGACCTACGCCAACCCAGGAATGAAAGCAGCGGAACGCAACTGTCTGTACCTGGTGCAGAGCGAAGAGCCGGCAGGGCAGGTGGTGAAGTACGACATCCTGACGGAGGAGACCAGCGAGCTGAGCCGGCTTCCCGACTATCTGCCGTCCCACCCAGCCAGCAAATGTGCGCTGCTAGGCAACAGGCTCCTCTTCGTGGACTACAAAGAGCCAGGGAAGGTTCATTGTTACAACCTGGAGGAGGACAGGTGGAGCGAGCTGGCCAACTTTCCGGGGGTGAGAAAGAACACTACAAGAACGATAACGCTGGAGATGACGATGCCTTCTTCATTAAACTGA
- the LOC118414887 gene encoding kelch-like protein 17 isoform X2, whose amino-acid sequence MATEDVGVISDWKSRHWDLVQQNLNEFRSQGILCDGRILLGDRVFPVHRNILAVSCPYFRDSLTGEAVDPAPAEFNITDAVTPEQFDSVMYMCYTSQLPKNLDAKLLDICEDVFKIPVTFSTVGDPVEFPPTPPSSPKSEKKKEDGEKKEKSDEGAKKEESPMTNGEGTADEGSGDGGEGSSESPASAPPPPPPPPPPPSTSPPTPEYQDTSTITIQDSVKRNLQSSFHRNLTDMIEREQFCDIELRVENRVFRAHKNILAAASEYFRSMFTSDMKERSQDVVTLKGVSGRSFYYLMEFMYTGDLQLCFRTVNELLVASSFLQIRLAIEAVAQFLYLHLDEENCLDVLNLTETYGLSRLGDRVYQFIKDRRETCSVEHMNPQQRARFDKTPMKCIAATAAQEFIHATDEPPELYIFDDCRNVWKLLTSLPHDVSKTTYFDVAAIDHYVYVIVGDCDTQRGKSGCRVFCFDALLRLWSEVPQMRHPRSYFGLAALFGHLYVVGGRNLKEMKEMGCSYMSSVERFEPVTNSWTPVCSLPVGVRAPRLTTCMGNLWVFGDHLSWGDSTARALRYDPAVDRWMELWSALPGMKAHVGRMEEEAMETGYVQISGPSQSTAKKLRFDPKSNRWREETWPTYANPGMKAAERNCLYLVQSEEPAGQVVKYDILTEETSELSRLPDYLPSHPASKCALLGNRLLFVDYKEPGKVHCYNLEEDRWSELANFPGVRKNTTRTITLEMTMPSSLN is encoded by the exons ATGGCGACCGAAGATGTCGGCGTCATCAGTGACTGGAAGAGTCGGCACTGGGACTTGGTACAGCAAAACCTGAACGAGTTCCGATCGCAAGGAATCCTCTGTGACGGACGGATCCTCCTGGGCGACCGAGTGTTCCCCGTGCACCGAAACATCCTTGCCGTCAGCTGCCCGTACTTCCGCGACAGCCTCACGGGGGAGGCCGTGGACCCTGCACCCGCGGAGTTCAACATCACGGACGCCGTGACTCCGGAGCAGTTTGACTCcgtcatgtacatgtgctaCACCTCACAACTTCCCAAGAACCTTGACGCGAAGCTGCTGGACATTTGTGAAGACGTCTTCAAGATTCCTGTCACATTTTCCACAGTCGGCGATCCGGTGGAGTTCCCACCCACGCCTCCGTCATCTCCGAAGTCTGAGAAAAAGAAGGAAGATGGAGAGAAAAAGGAAAAGTCTGATGAGGGGGCGAAGAAAGAAGAGTCACCCATGACTAATGGCGAGGGTACAGCAGACGAGGGTAGTGGTGACGGTGGGGAGGGGAGCAGCGAGTCCCCTGCCTCTGCTCCACCGCCACCTcctccaccacccccacccccatcgACATCACCGCCAACCCCTGAGTACCAGGATACCTCAACCATCACTATCCAGGACAGTGTAAAGCGAAACCTCCAGTCTTCCTTCCACAGGAATCTGACCGACATGATAGAACGCGAGCAGTTCTGTGACATTGAACTTCGCGTCGAGAACAGGGTCTTCCGAGCTCACAAGAACATTCTTGCCGCCGCCAGCGAGTATTTCCGCTCTATGTTCACGTCAGACATGAAGGAGAGATCACAAGACGTGGTGACACTGAAGGGAGTCAGCGGGCGGAGCTTTTACTATCTCATGGAGTTCATGTACACTGGAGATCTGCAGTTATGCTTCAGAACAGTTAACGAGCTTCTAGTTGCGTCCAGCTTCCTTCAAATTCGGCTGGCGATCGAAGCGGTCGCACAGTTTTTGTATCTTCATCTTGACGAAGAGAACTGCTTAGACGTCTTGAACTTGACAGAAACTTACGGCCTATCCAGGTTGGGAGACAGGGTGTACCAGTTTATAAAAGACAGACGAGAGACGTGTTCGGTAGAACACATGAACCCTCAACAAAGAGCTCGCTTCGACAAGACACCCATGAAGTGTATCGCGGCCACAGCTGCACAG GAATTCATCCATGCTACAGATGAGCCTCCGGAGCTGTACATTTTTGACGACTGTAGGAACGTGTGGAAGCTCCTGACGTCCCTTCCTCACGACGTCTCCAAGACGACGTATTTTGACGTCGCTGCCATCGACCACTACGTGTACGTCATTGTAGGGGACTGTGACACCCAGCGTGGAAAAAGTGGTTGTAGGGTCTTCTGCTTCGACGCCCTCTTACGACTATGGTCCGAAGTTCCACAAATGCGACATCCTCGCTCCTACTTTGGATTGGCAGCCCTATTTGGACATCTTTACGTCGTTGGCGGTCGGAATCTAAAG GAAATGAAGGAGATGGGATGCAGCTACATGTCATCTGTGGAGAGATTCGAACCCGTGACCAACAGCTGGACTCCCGTGTGCTCCCTACCGGTAGGTGTCCGGGCTCCCAGGCTCACCACCTGCATGGGGAACCTGTGGGTCTTCGGAGACCACCTGTCGTGGGGAGACAGCACAGCCAGGGCGCTGCGTTACGATCCCGCTGTGGATCGCTGGATGGAGCTGTGGAGCGCTCTGCCCGGAATGAAAG CACACGTAGGGAGAATGGAGGAGGAGGCCATGGAAACAGGATACGTGCAAATCAGTG GCCCCAGTCAGTCCACGGCGAAGAAACTTCGGTTCGACCCCAAGAGCAACCGCTGGAGAGAAGAAACATGGCCGACCTACGCCAACCCAGGAATGAAAGCAGCGGAACGCAACTGTCTGTACCTGGTGCAGAGCGAAGAGCCGGCAGGGCAGGTGGTGAAGTACGACATCCTGACGGAGGAGACCAGCGAGCTGAGCCGGCTTCCCGACTATCTGCCGTCCCACCCAGCCAGCAAATGTGCGCTGCTAGGCAACAGGCTCCTCTTCGTGGACTACAAAGAGCCAGGGAAGGTTCATTGTTACAACCTGGAGGAGGACAGGTGGAGCGAGCTGGCCAACTTTCCGGGGGTGAGAAAGAACACTACAAGAACGATAACGCTGGAGATGACGATGCCTTCTTCATTAAACTGA
- the LOC118414890 gene encoding putative ferric-chelate reductase 1: MAFSIAVVITLAVTMSASVVEGYPEGAPASACAEMFPNHLMSHDNASLPDERYSSQNISSAPYVITAATQSNGKVKVSLRVTDGYWEGFFLQARLQGTATPVGMWEGLPANTQTRNCPGGNKNAVTHTSEAKVSTLDATWTPPSTPANMTVVFRGTFVKEFEDFWVGLESDPLSVNAYVSAGVPLGSLTTVVLGTALLATFACMI, translated from the exons ATGGCATTCTCCATTGCAGTCGTCATCACCCTGGCTGTCACCATGTCGGCCTCCGTTGTTGAGGGGTATCCTGAGGGCGCTCCTGCCAGCGCCTGTGCGGAGATGTTCCCGAACCACCTGATGAGCCATGACAACGCCAGTCTGCCTGACGAGCGGTACAGCTCACAGAACATCTCCTCCGCGCCTTACGTCATCACTGCAGCCACGCAGAGCAACGGAAAGGTCAAAG TGTCCCTGAGAGTTACCGATGGGTACTGGGAGGGGTTCTTCCTCCAGGCCCGTCTGCAGGGCACCGCCACTCCGGTGGGCATGTGGGAGGGGCTTCCAGCCAACACTCAGACCAGGAACTGTCCGGGCGGAAACAAG AACGCCGTCACTCACACGTCCGAGGCGAAGGTCTCCACTTTGGACGCTACATGGACTCCCCCTAGCACACCGGCCAATATGACAGTCGTCTTCCGAGGGACTTTTGTCAAGGAATTCGAAGATTTCTGGGTCGGTCTGGAGTCAGATCCTCTGTCTGTGAACGCCT aTGTGAGCGCCGGAGTGCCTCTTGGATCCTTGACTACCGTCGTGCTGGGCACCGCCCTGCTGGCAACCTTCGCCTGCATGATCTGA